The DNA segment TTCCATCGAAACCGATAAACCCACCGTCACCGCTGCGCGGGCGACACATGGAGGTATCGATGTCGTATATTGGCGAAGTCCGGAGAACAGCGTTCTCCTCGTTTGGTGCCGCGGCGAGTGCTGCGTTGATCGCCGTCGCCTCGGGTTCAATCCGTATTTTCAAGGCGTTCGGCCGCCGCCGCCTCATTGCCGAGCTTGGCGAGTTTGACGATCACATGCTCCGCGATATCGGGCTGACGCGGTCGGATCTGCGTGACGCCTCGTCCGGCCCGGTCTGGCAGGATCCGACGTCGGTTCTCGTGGTTCGCGCCGTCGAGCGGCGTGCCAGCCGCCGCGCCCTCGTGCGCGAGGCGCAGCCTGTGACCGGCGCCAAAGCGCGCACCAATGACGTTATCGCGTG comes from the Ancylobacter pratisalsi genome and includes:
- a CDS encoding DUF1127 domain-containing protein; the protein is MIAVASGSIRIFKAFGRRRLIAELGEFDDHMLRDIGLTRSDLRDASSGPVWQDPTSVLVVRAVERRASRRALVREAQPVTGAKARTNDVIACR